From a region of the Eulemur rufifrons isolate Redbay chromosome 7, OSU_ERuf_1, whole genome shotgun sequence genome:
- the ACKR4 gene encoding atypical chemokine receptor 4, which yields MALEDNQSTDYYYEENELNGTHDYSQYEMICVKEEVRRFAKVFLPVFLTIAFIIGLAGNSIVVAIYAYYKKLRTKTDVYILNLAVADLLLLFTLPFWAVNAVHGWVLGKTMCKVTSALYTVNFVSGMQFLACISIDRYLAVTKAPSQSGVGKPCWIICFCVWMATILLSIPQLVFYTVNDNARCIPIFPHHLGTSMKASIQMLEICIGFVVPFLIMGVCYFITARTLIKMPNIKKSRPLKVLLTVVIVFIVTQLPYNIVKFCRAIDIIYSLITDCDMSKRMDVAIQITESIALFHSCLNPILYVFMGASFKNYIMKVAKKYGSWRRQRQNVEEIPFDSEGPTQPTSTFSI from the coding sequence ATGGCTTTGGAAGACAACCAGTCAACAGATTACTATTATGAGGAAAATGAACTGAATGGCACTCATGACTACAGTCAGTATGAAATGATATGTGTTAAAGAAGAAGTCAGAAGATTTGCAAAAGTTTTTCTCCCTGTCTTCCTCACAATAGCTTTCATAATTGGACTTGCAGGCAATTCCATAGTAGTGGCAATTTATGCCTATTACAAGAAACTGAGAACCAAAACAGATGTGTACATCCTGAATTTGGCTGTGGCAGATTTACTACTTCTATTCACTCTACCTTTTTGGGCAGTTAATGCAGTTCATGGGTGGGTTTTAGGGAAAACGATGTGCAAAGTCACTTCAGCCTTATATACAGTAAACTTTGTCTCTGGAATGCAGTTTCTAGCTTGTATTAGCATAGACAGATATTTGGCAGTAACTAAAGCCCCCAGTCAATCAGGAGTGGGAAAACCATGTTGGATCATCTGTTTCTGTGTCTGGATGGCTACCATCTTGCTGAGTATACCCCAGCTGGTTTTTTATACAGTAAATGACAATGCTAGGTGCATTCCCATCTTTCCCCACCACCTAGGAACATCAATGAAAGCATCTATTCAAATGCTAGAAATCTGTATTGGATTTGTAGTACCCTTCCTTATTATGGGGGTGTGCTACTTTATCACAGCAAGAACACTCATCAAGatgccaaatattaaaaaatctcgACCCCTCAAAGTCCTGCTCACAGTGGTTATAGTCTTCATTGTCACTCAGCTGCCTTATAACATTGTCAAGTTCTGCCGAGCCATAGACATCATCTACTCCCTGATCACTGACTGTGACATGAGCAAACGCATGGACGTGGCCATCCAAATCACAGAAAGCATCGCACTCTTTCACAGCTGCCTCAATCCAATCCTTTATGTTTTCATGGGAGCctcttttaaaaactacattatgAAAGTGGCCAAGAAATATGGGTCGTGGAGAAGACAGAGACAAAATGTGGAGGAGATTCCTTTTGATTCTGAGGGTCCCACACAGCCAACCAGCACTTTTagcatttaa